A genomic window from Streptomyces sp. MST-110588 includes:
- a CDS encoding Lrp/AsnC family transcriptional regulator: MNRLSDLDERIVHALAEDARRSYADIGQEVGLSAPAVKRRVDRLRAEGAITGFTVRVDPAALGWETEGYIEIFCCRNTSPESIHRGLSRYPEVASASTVTGEADAIVQVFASDMRHFERVLERIAGEPFVERTKSVLVLSPLLRRFSSGSPG, from the coding sequence GTGAACAGACTGAGCGATCTGGACGAGCGCATCGTCCACGCGCTGGCCGAGGACGCCCGGCGCAGCTACGCCGACATCGGCCAGGAGGTCGGTCTGTCCGCGCCGGCCGTCAAGCGGCGGGTGGACCGGCTGCGCGCCGAGGGCGCCATCACCGGGTTCACCGTACGGGTCGATCCGGCGGCCCTCGGCTGGGAGACCGAGGGGTACATCGAGATCTTCTGCTGCCGCAACACCTCGCCCGAGTCCATCCACCGCGGCCTGTCCCGCTACCCGGAAGTGGCGTCCGCCTCCACCGTCACCGGCGAGGCGGATGCCATCGTCCAGGTCTTCGCCTCCGACATGCGTCACTTCGAGCGGGTGCTGGAGCGCATCGCGGGGGAGCCGTTCGTGGAGCGTACGAAATCGGTGCTGGTGCTCTCCCCGCTGCTGCGCCGCTTCAGCTCGGGCTCGCCGGGCTGA
- a CDS encoding amino acid permease produces the protein MRRKPVERLVAEGGRGEGGSLRRSLGMWQLTMISIGATLGTGIFVVLGQAVPKAGPAVIIAFVLAGLTALFSALSYAELAGSIPVSGSSYSYAYATLGELVAWVCGWCLILEYGVSVAAVAVGWGQYLNELLSGTIGVTLPEAISAPPGDGGVFNLPALLVVLLAMVFLLGGAKESARVNTVMVTVKIVALLLFCAVAFQGIKSGNYRDFMPLGTAGVSAAGATLFFSYIGFDAASTAGEEARNPQRDLPRAIMLSLLIVTALYCLVAAVAVGAMPWTKFEGSEAALAGIMKDVTGQDFWAVLLAAGAVIAIASVVLTVLYGQTRILFAMSRDGLVPKVFAKVHGRTGVPRANTVIVSLFCGLLAAAVPLNELADATSIGTLFAFALVNVAVVVLRRTRPDMPRSFRTPLSPLFPVIGFLLCVGMMLRLGAVTWVVFGGWMAVGLAVYFGYGMRRSRLADAGRKD, from the coding sequence ATGCGGCGCAAACCGGTCGAACGGCTGGTCGCCGAGGGCGGCCGGGGCGAGGGCGGCTCGCTCCGCCGCTCGCTGGGCATGTGGCAACTGACCATGATCAGCATCGGTGCGACGCTGGGCACCGGCATCTTCGTCGTCCTGGGCCAGGCCGTGCCCAAGGCGGGCCCCGCCGTCATCATCGCCTTCGTCCTGGCCGGCCTGACCGCCCTGTTCTCCGCGCTGTCCTACGCTGAACTGGCCGGCTCGATCCCGGTCTCCGGCTCGTCGTACTCCTACGCCTACGCGACCCTGGGTGAGCTGGTGGCCTGGGTCTGCGGCTGGTGTCTGATCCTGGAGTACGGGGTCTCGGTCGCGGCGGTCGCCGTCGGCTGGGGCCAGTACCTCAACGAGCTGCTGTCCGGAACCATCGGGGTGACCCTCCCGGAGGCGATCTCCGCCCCGCCCGGTGACGGCGGCGTCTTCAACCTGCCGGCCCTGCTCGTGGTGCTGCTCGCGATGGTCTTCCTGCTGGGCGGCGCCAAGGAGAGCGCCCGGGTCAACACGGTCATGGTCACGGTGAAGATCGTGGCACTGCTCCTGTTCTGCGCGGTCGCCTTCCAGGGCATCAAGTCCGGCAACTACCGCGACTTCATGCCGCTGGGCACCGCGGGCGTCAGCGCGGCCGGCGCGACCCTCTTCTTCTCCTACATCGGCTTCGACGCCGCCTCCACGGCGGGCGAGGAGGCCCGGAACCCGCAGCGCGACCTGCCCCGCGCGATCATGCTGTCGCTGCTGATCGTCACCGCGCTGTACTGCCTGGTCGCCGCGGTGGCCGTGGGCGCCATGCCCTGGACGAAGTTCGAGGGCTCCGAGGCCGCGCTCGCCGGGATCATGAAGGACGTGACGGGCCAGGACTTCTGGGCCGTGCTGCTGGCGGCGGGCGCGGTCATCGCCATCGCCAGTGTCGTACTGACCGTGCTGTACGGGCAGACCCGCATCCTGTTCGCGATGTCCCGCGACGGGCTCGTGCCGAAGGTGTTCGCCAAGGTCCACGGCAGGACGGGCGTGCCGCGCGCCAACACGGTGATCGTCTCCCTGTTCTGCGGTCTGCTGGCCGCCGCCGTCCCGCTCAACGAACTGGCCGACGCCACCAGCATCGGCACGCTCTTCGCCTTCGCCCTGGTCAACGTCGCGGTGGTCGTCCTGCGCCGCACCCGCCCCGACATGCCGCGCAGCTTCCGTACGCCGCTGTCCCCGCTCTTCCCCGTGATCGGCTTCCTGCTGTGCGTCGGCATGATGCTCCGGCTCGGCGCGGTCACCTGGGTCGTCTTCGGCGGGTGGATGGCCGTGGGCCTGGCCGTCTACTTCGGCTACGGCATGCGGCGCTCCCGGCTGGCCGACGCCGGCCGGAAGGACTGA
- a CDS encoding GDSL-type esterase/lipase family protein — translation MSTGGSRGPAGAVSPEPPTPDWLAPGPFLRGVAWHDRAKDRLVRADPADGDRLPWETWSRATVPVGVRLEGLAPGADTLHIRYRAFPPRPADELLSAGAVFELWQDGEPVCEAPARPGEDRTVRLRLPASDGPFTVHLPVPLRPRVLGLRATGPARSAAAPAPAEPLPRWAVYGDSICEGWIASRPSRAWPAVAGRALGLDPVNLGYAGSGRGEIASAQQLAALPCDLITLAFGTNCWSGSPYSAPLLRETTSAFMALVRRGHPDTPLLVLSPLLRPDAEDTPNALGATLSELRRAQEAAVADRIAAGDRGLALLSGAPLLEAADLADGLHPGDGGHARLAGAVAAALRAAGFVPLP, via the coding sequence GTGAGTACGGGAGGGAGCCGTGGCCCGGCCGGCGCCGTGTCGCCGGAGCCGCCCACCCCGGACTGGCTGGCCCCCGGACCGTTCCTGCGCGGGGTCGCCTGGCACGACCGGGCGAAGGACCGGCTCGTACGGGCCGACCCGGCCGACGGCGACCGGCTGCCGTGGGAGACCTGGAGCCGGGCGACCGTACCCGTCGGCGTACGCCTGGAGGGTCTGGCGCCCGGCGCCGACACCCTGCACATCCGCTACCGGGCCTTCCCTCCGCGCCCCGCCGACGAGCTGCTCTCGGCCGGGGCCGTCTTCGAGCTGTGGCAGGACGGCGAGCCCGTGTGCGAGGCGCCCGCCCGCCCCGGCGAGGACCGCACCGTCCGGCTCCGGCTGCCCGCCTCCGACGGGCCCTTCACCGTCCATCTGCCCGTACCGCTGCGCCCGCGCGTCCTGGGGCTGCGCGCCACCGGCCCCGCCCGGTCGGCCGCCGCGCCGGCCCCGGCCGAGCCGCTGCCCCGCTGGGCGGTCTACGGCGACTCCATCTGCGAGGGGTGGATCGCCTCCCGTCCCTCGCGGGCCTGGCCCGCCGTGGCGGGCCGCGCGCTGGGGCTGGACCCGGTCAACCTCGGCTACGCCGGCTCCGGCCGCGGTGAGATCGCCTCGGCGCAGCAGCTCGCCGCGCTCCCCTGCGACCTGATCACCCTTGCCTTCGGCACCAACTGCTGGTCCGGCAGCCCGTATTCGGCGCCGCTGCTGCGGGAGACGACCAGCGCGTTCATGGCGCTCGTGCGCCGGGGCCACCCGGACACGCCCCTGCTGGTCCTCAGCCCGCTGCTGCGCCCGGACGCGGAGGACACCCCCAACGCGCTCGGCGCGACCCTGTCCGAGCTGCGCCGGGCCCAGGAGGCGGCGGTCGCCGACCGGATCGCGGCGGGCGACCGGGGGCTGGCGCTGTTGTCCGGGGCGCCGCTGCTGGAGGCCGCCGATCTCGCGGACGGTCTGCATCCCGGTGACGGCGGCCACGCCCGGCTGGCCGGGGCCGTCGCCGCCGCGCTGCGTGCAGCGGGCTTCGTCCCGCTTCCGTGA
- a CDS encoding GuaB1 family IMP dehydrogenase-related protein, with protein MKFLNDTKPPYDLTYDDVFMVPSRSAVGSRQGVDLTAPDGTGTTIPLVVANMTAIAGRRMAETVARRGGLVVIPQDIPIDVVADVVSWVKSRHLVLDTPIVLSPTATVGDALSLLPKRAHGAGIVVEDGRPVGIVTEHDLTGVDRFTQLSEVMSKDLVVLDADMDPREAFNQLDAANRKLAPAVDRNGMLAGILTRKGALRATLYTPATDAEGRLRIAAAVGINGDVAGKAKALLEAGVDTLVVDTAHGHQESMISAVKAVRALDPQVPVVAGNIVAAEGVRDLIEAGADIIKVGVGPGAMCTTRMMTGVGRPQFSAVLECAAEAKKYGKHVWADGGVRHPRDVAMALAAGASNVMIGSWFAGTYESPGDLQHTADGRPYKESFGMASARAVRNRTSEESAYDRARKAVFEEGISTSKMFIDPARPGVEDLIDSIIAGVRSSCTYAGAATLEEFADKAVIGVQSAAGYAEGKPLHHSWS; from the coding sequence ATGAAATTTCTGAACGATACGAAGCCGCCGTACGACCTGACGTACGACGACGTGTTCATGGTGCCCAGCCGCTCGGCGGTGGGTTCGCGTCAGGGTGTGGACCTCACGGCTCCGGACGGGACCGGCACCACCATTCCGCTCGTCGTGGCGAACATGACCGCGATCGCCGGACGCCGGATGGCCGAGACCGTCGCCCGCCGCGGCGGCCTGGTCGTCATCCCGCAGGACATCCCGATCGACGTCGTCGCCGACGTCGTGAGCTGGGTCAAGAGCCGTCACCTGGTGCTGGACACCCCGATCGTGCTCTCCCCGACCGCCACCGTCGGCGACGCCCTGTCGCTGCTGCCCAAGCGGGCGCACGGCGCCGGGATCGTCGTCGAGGACGGCCGCCCGGTCGGCATCGTCACCGAGCACGACCTGACGGGCGTGGACCGCTTCACCCAGCTCTCCGAGGTCATGTCCAAGGACCTGGTGGTCCTGGACGCCGACATGGACCCGCGCGAGGCGTTCAACCAGCTCGACGCCGCCAACCGCAAGCTCGCCCCCGCGGTGGACAGGAACGGCATGCTGGCCGGCATCCTGACCCGCAAGGGCGCGCTGCGCGCCACCCTCTACACCCCCGCCACCGACGCCGAGGGCAGGCTGCGCATCGCCGCCGCCGTCGGCATCAACGGCGATGTGGCCGGCAAGGCCAAGGCGCTGCTGGAGGCCGGGGTGGACACGCTCGTCGTGGACACCGCGCACGGCCACCAGGAGTCGATGATCAGCGCGGTCAAGGCCGTACGGGCCCTGGACCCGCAGGTGCCGGTCGTGGCGGGCAACATCGTCGCCGCCGAGGGCGTGCGCGACCTGATCGAGGCCGGCGCGGACATCATCAAGGTCGGCGTGGGCCCCGGCGCGATGTGCACCACCCGCATGATGACCGGCGTCGGCCGGCCGCAGTTCTCCGCGGTGCTGGAGTGCGCGGCCGAGGCCAAGAAGTACGGCAAGCACGTGTGGGCCGACGGCGGCGTGCGGCACCCGCGCGATGTCGCCATGGCGCTGGCCGCCGGCGCGTCCAACGTCATGATCGGCTCCTGGTTCGCCGGTACGTACGAGTCCCCCGGCGACCTCCAGCACACCGCCGACGGCCGGCCGTACAAGGAGAGCTTCGGCATGGCCTCCGCGCGTGCGGTCCGCAACCGTACGAGCGAGGAGTCGGCGTACGACCGGGCGCGCAAGGCCGTCTTCGAGGAGGGCATCTCCACCTCGAAGATGTTCATCGACCCGGCCCGGCCCGGCGTCGAGGACCTGATCGACTCGATCATCGCGGGTGTGCGCAGCTCCTGCACGTACGCGGGCGCGGCCACCCTGGAGGAGTTCGCGGACAAGGCCGTGATCGGTGTGCAGAGCGCGGCCGGTTACGCGGAGGGCAAGCCGCTGCACCACAGTTGGAGCTGA